Proteins encoded in a region of the Campylobacter concisus genome:
- a CDS encoding cysteine permease: MQNILAPNEFLDDYILGAELAKNAGISSNAYLFWKNVISAKFENSRIVFLRKNSVPAKFQNIIKTCTPLNGLIPTGVFCSFTSLAPSHLVAKNGSKIYELFKFHEICGIKFIDLKKFYDDFNLSYSYRIYIEKCKFFSPAPFEKRIKLTETMCLGYY; this comes from the coding sequence ATGCAAAATATACTCGCACCAAATGAGTTTTTAGATGATTATATACTCGGTGCTGAGTTAGCTAAAAATGCTGGCATCTCATCAAATGCTTATCTTTTTTGGAAAAACGTCATAAGTGCTAAATTTGAAAACTCAAGAATAGTTTTTCTTAGAAAAAATAGCGTTCCAGCCAAATTTCAAAACATTATAAAAACCTGCACACCTTTAAATGGACTTATTCCAACAGGCGTATTTTGCTCCTTTACCTCACTTGCTCCTTCTCATCTTGTAGCAAAAAATGGCTCTAAGATCTACGAGCTCTTTAAATTTCATGAGATTTGCGGTATTAAATTTATAGACTTGAAGAAATTTTATGATGATTTTAATCTTAGCTATTCTTATAGAATTTACATTGAAAAGTGTAAATTTTTCTCACCTGCTCCATTTGAAAAACGCATAAAATTAACTGAAACGATGTGTCTTGGATATTATTAA
- a CDS encoding fumarate hydratase — protein sequence MKIINVKDIREVVAKLCKQACYVVTPDLKAAFTKAQSNESSSLGKDILGKILQNAKLAEEGVAPICQDTGMTVVFVQIGQDVHIEGGYIEDAINEGIAEGYIEGYLRKSVVAEPLFERKNTTNNTPAVIHTRIVPGDKLKIKVAPKGFGSENKSVLKMLVPADGIEGVKKVFLEAVKYAGPNACPPLTIGVGIGGTMDKAALLAKEAAVRSVDSKNSDPRYAKLEDELLELACKTGVGPQGLGGDTTAVKVNVEWYPTHIAGLPVAININCHAARHADAEL from the coding sequence ATGAAAATAATAAATGTAAAAGATATAAGAGAAGTCGTTGCTAAGCTTTGCAAACAGGCCTGTTATGTAGTGACGCCAGATTTAAAGGCTGCTTTTACAAAGGCTCAAAGTAATGAAAGCTCGTCACTAGGCAAAGACATTTTGGGCAAAATTTTACAAAATGCTAAGCTAGCAGAAGAGGGCGTTGCACCTATATGCCAAGATACAGGCATGACGGTTGTTTTCGTACAGATCGGCCAAGATGTGCATATTGAGGGTGGATATATTGAAGATGCGATAAATGAGGGTATTGCGGAAGGCTACATTGAAGGCTATCTAAGAAAGTCAGTCGTTGCTGAACCACTTTTTGAAAGAAAAAATACCACAAACAACACTCCAGCTGTCATCCACACTAGAATCGTGCCAGGAGATAAGCTAAAGATAAAAGTAGCTCCAAAAGGTTTTGGTAGTGAGAATAAATCAGTTTTAAAAATGCTTGTGCCAGCTGATGGTATAGAGGGCGTAAAAAAAGTCTTTTTAGAGGCTGTAAAATACGCTGGACCAAATGCCTGTCCTCCACTAACAATAGGCGTTGGCATAGGTGGTACGATGGATAAGGCAGCACTTTTGGCAAAAGAAGCAGCAGTTCGTTCAGTCGATAGTAAAAATTCTGATCCAAGATATGCCAAATTAGAAGACGAGCTACTAGAGCTTGCTTGTAAAACTGGCGTTGGTCCTCAAGGGCTTGGTGGTGATACTACCGCCGTAAAAGTAAATGTCGAGTGGTATCCAACTCACATAGCAGGTCTTCCTGTTGCTATAAATATCAACTGCCACGCTGCACGCCACGCAGATGCCGAGCTTTAA
- a CDS encoding hemolysin family protein, with the protein MVILAIIFILLNAFFVLSEFSLVKVRKSRLEELIKEKKPNAQLAFEMSNKLDTYLSATQLGITLSSLALGWIGEPAVARLIEAPLKNFFNFSDILVHTVGFAIAFTLITLLHVVMGELVPKSVAIAKAETSVLKIARPLHFFWVLFSPVIKLFDILATIGLKILGIQPAKENELAHSEEEIKIIVGESLKGGVLDSFETEIIKNAVDFSDTVAKEIMTPRRDMICINKQKSFEENLQVVFESKYTRFPYIDGSKDIILGMIHIRDILQLHFSKDKEKSFDSIVRKFVIVPESLSISKVLVMMNKEQISAALVVDEYGGTAGLLTMEDIMEEVLGDFNDEHDEVDQHYKKINDNIYEFQGRYDLESVEEVLGISFDEETDQVTIGGYVFNLIGRLPVVGDKIEDENCYYEVRKMDGASISRVKVRKKIKNEEESIQS; encoded by the coding sequence ATGGTAATACTTGCCATTATATTCATTTTGCTAAACGCATTTTTTGTTTTATCAGAATTTTCTCTTGTTAAAGTTCGTAAGTCTAGGCTTGAAGAGCTTATCAAAGAGAAAAAGCCAAATGCTCAGCTTGCTTTTGAGATGTCAAACAAGCTTGATACTTATCTTAGTGCTACTCAGCTTGGCATCACACTAAGCTCACTTGCTCTTGGTTGGATCGGTGAGCCAGCAGTTGCAAGACTTATAGAAGCACCACTTAAAAATTTCTTCAACTTTAGCGACATCTTAGTTCATACGGTTGGTTTTGCGATCGCATTTACGCTTATTACACTACTTCACGTTGTAATGGGTGAGCTTGTGCCAAAGTCAGTTGCTATTGCAAAGGCTGAGACTTCAGTACTAAAAATCGCTCGTCCACTTCACTTTTTCTGGGTGCTATTTTCGCCTGTAATTAAGCTTTTTGATATTTTAGCGACCATTGGACTTAAAATTTTAGGCATCCAGCCAGCTAAAGAGAATGAACTAGCACACTCTGAAGAAGAGATAAAAATCATCGTTGGCGAAAGCTTAAAGGGTGGTGTGCTTGATAGCTTTGAGACTGAGATCATTAAAAATGCAGTCGATTTTAGTGACACAGTCGCAAAAGAGATCATGACGCCAAGACGCGATATGATATGCATAAATAAACAAAAGAGCTTTGAAGAGAATTTGCAAGTCGTATTTGAGTCAAAATATACTCGCTTTCCTTATATAGACGGCTCAAAAGATATTATTTTGGGCATGATACACATTAGAGATATTTTGCAGCTTCACTTTAGTAAAGATAAAGAGAAGAGTTTTGACTCAATTGTTCGTAAATTTGTCATCGTGCCTGAGAGCCTTTCTATATCAAAAGTACTTGTAATGATGAATAAAGAGCAAATTTCAGCCGCACTCGTAGTCGATGAGTATGGCGGTACAGCTGGACTTCTTACGATGGAAGATATAATGGAAGAGGTGCTTGGTGATTTTAATGACGAGCACGATGAAGTCGATCAACACTACAAAAAGATAAATGACAATATTTACGAATTTCAAGGCAGATATGATCTAGAGAGCGTAGAAGAGGTTCTTGGTATAAGCTTCGATGAAGAGACAGATCAAGTTACAATCGGTGGATATGTCTTCAACTTAATCGGTCGTTTGCCAGTTGTAGGTGATAAGATCGAGGATGAAAACTGCTACTACGAAGTAAGAAAGATGGATGGAGCTAGTATCTCACGCGTAAAAGTTAGAAAAAAGATAAAAAATGAAGAGGAGAGCATTCAATCTTAA
- a CDS encoding RidA family protein: MKKQISTKKAPQAIGPYSQAISANGFLFISGQLGVTPAGEFAGSSVEAQAEQSLENLKNILTEAGLTFDNAIKTTIFLADMADFVKVNTVYAKFFKEPYPARSTVAVKTLPKDALVEIELIAAY; this comes from the coding sequence ATGAAAAAACAAATCTCAACAAAAAAAGCTCCACAAGCGATTGGGCCATATTCTCAAGCTATTAGCGCAAATGGATTTTTGTTTATCTCAGGTCAGCTTGGTGTCACACCAGCGGGTGAGTTTGCAGGTAGTAGCGTAGAGGCCCAAGCTGAGCAATCACTTGAAAATTTAAAAAATATCTTGACTGAAGCAGGACTTACTTTTGATAATGCCATAAAGACTACAATATTTCTAGCAGATATGGCGGATTTTGTTAAAGTAAATACTGTGTATGCTAAATTTTTTAAAGAGCCTTATCCTGCTAGAAGTACAGTAGCTGTTAAGACCTTGCCAAAAGACGCACTTGTGGAAATAGAGCTTATCGCGGCTTATTAA
- a CDS encoding putative transporter, with translation MFSSFFKDKKWALWAYGGAIFIILLLVYQTHLNVRINEWYKNFYDIVQNSKDHDVSEFWREIFNFIKIAMPYVVTYTVISFFASHWVFRWREAMTFRYLKFWQNCKSDIEGSSQRIQEDVYRFAKIMESLGVQVLRAIMTLIAFIPVLWELSKSVSLPYIKDIEGSLVYIALIISIGGLIISWFVGIKLPHIEYNNQKAEAAFRKELVYGEDDKSKFCQPNVMLELFTGVKLNYYKLFLHYGYFNLWLISFSQILVIVPYVIMGNGLFSGVITLGVLIQASNAFSQVRESFSVFIDNWTTITELRSVNKRLREFERNINYKA, from the coding sequence ATGTTTTCATCATTTTTTAAAGATAAAAAATGGGCACTCTGGGCTTATGGCGGAGCGATATTTATCATCTTGCTTCTTGTCTATCAAACGCACCTAAATGTCCGTATAAACGAGTGGTATAAAAATTTCTACGACATCGTGCAAAACTCAAAAGATCATGATGTAAGTGAGTTTTGGCGAGAAATTTTTAACTTTATAAAAATCGCTATGCCTTACGTCGTGACTTACACCGTGATCTCGTTTTTTGCTAGCCACTGGGTCTTTCGCTGGAGAGAGGCGATGACGTTTAGATATCTAAAATTTTGGCAAAACTGCAAAAGTGACATCGAAGGCAGTTCGCAGCGTATCCAAGAAGATGTCTACCGCTTTGCCAAAATAATGGAAAGCCTTGGCGTGCAGGTTTTAAGGGCGATCATGACGCTGATTGCCTTTATACCAGTACTTTGGGAGCTAAGCAAGAGCGTGAGTTTGCCTTACATCAAAGATATCGAAGGCTCGCTTGTTTATATTGCTTTAATAATTAGCATCGGTGGCCTGATTATTTCGTGGTTTGTGGGCATTAAACTCCCACATATCGAGTATAACAACCAAAAAGCAGAAGCAGCGTTTAGAAAAGAGCTAGTTTATGGCGAGGACGATAAGTCTAAATTTTGCCAGCCAAATGTCATGCTAGAGCTTTTTACGGGCGTAAAGTTAAATTATTACAAACTATTTTTGCACTATGGCTACTTTAACCTTTGGCTCATCTCTTTTTCACAAATTCTTGTCATCGTGCCTTATGTCATCATGGGAAATGGCCTATTTAGCGGCGTCATCACGCTTGGCGTTTTAATCCAAGCTAGCAACGCTTTTTCTCAAGTTAGAGAGAGTTTTAGCGTCTTTATCGACAACTGGACGACAATAACAGAGCTAAGATCTGTAAATAAACGTTTGAGAGAATTTGAGAGAAATATAAACTATAAGGCGTAG
- a CDS encoding sodium-dependent transporter yields the protein MSKKNFSSRWAFILACVGSAVGMANVWGFPYKLGTNGGAAFLLIYVFFIALFSYVGLSAEYAIGRRAKTGTLGSYKYAWQSRNLGVFGSIIGWLPLAGSLCIAIGYAVIIAYVLKALTQAFTGSFMSVDTNVWFNSFALQDYSVLPYHFIIVVGTLLTLFFGAKSIEKTNQIMMPLFFVLFSILAINVAMLPNAFDGYKFLFIPDFSKLADPMVWVSAMGQAFFSLSITGSGMIVYGAYLSKDEDIVESAKTTAFFDTIAALVAALVMIPAVFAYAMDPAEGPKLLFVTLPKILQNMIGGQIFAIILFTAVIFGGITSLQNMFEVVAESLMHKFPLLSRFWTLTLLCAVCFGIGAFMEPISSWGPWMDFVSIYIIPIGAVIGAISWFWIIKKDEILDEINSGANKSYGNFWYFVGKFIYVPLTFLLCIIAVSKGISF from the coding sequence ATGAGCAAAAAGAATTTTTCATCGCGTTGGGCATTTATATTGGCCTGTGTTGGATCAGCAGTTGGCATGGCGAATGTCTGGGGCTTTCCTTATAAACTTGGCACAAATGGCGGTGCAGCGTTTTTACTCATCTATGTTTTTTTCATAGCTCTTTTTTCATATGTTGGTCTAAGTGCGGAGTATGCGATCGGTAGACGTGCAAAAACTGGTACGCTTGGATCATATAAATATGCTTGGCAAAGTAGAAATTTAGGCGTATTTGGCAGTATTATTGGCTGGCTTCCACTTGCTGGCTCACTTTGCATAGCTATTGGCTACGCAGTCATCATCGCTTACGTGCTAAAAGCCCTTACTCAGGCGTTTACTGGCTCATTTATGAGCGTTGATACGAACGTTTGGTTTAACTCATTTGCACTTCAAGATTACTCAGTCTTGCCTTATCATTTTATTATCGTTGTTGGCACGCTTCTTACACTATTTTTTGGGGCAAAAAGTATCGAAAAAACAAATCAAATAATGATGCCACTGTTTTTTGTATTATTTAGCATTTTGGCTATAAATGTCGCGATGCTGCCAAATGCGTTTGATGGGTATAAATTCCTTTTTATCCCTGACTTTAGTAAGCTTGCGGATCCGATGGTATGGGTTTCTGCGATGGGTCAAGCCTTTTTCTCGCTCTCTATCACAGGATCTGGCATGATAGTTTATGGAGCTTACCTTTCAAAAGATGAAGATATCGTTGAAAGTGCTAAAACTACGGCTTTTTTTGATACTATCGCGGCTCTTGTGGCCGCTCTTGTTATGATCCCAGCAGTCTTTGCCTATGCTATGGATCCAGCCGAAGGTCCAAAGCTACTTTTTGTAACGCTTCCAAAAATTTTACAAAATATGATCGGTGGACAAATTTTTGCGATCATACTATTTACCGCAGTCATCTTTGGCGGTATCACTTCGCTTCAGAATATGTTTGAAGTAGTCGCCGAGTCACTAATGCATAAATTTCCGCTCCTTAGTAGATTTTGGACGCTCACACTACTTTGTGCAGTTTGCTTTGGCATAGGAGCATTTATGGAGCCTATTAGCAGTTGGGGGCCTTGGATGGACTTTGTGTCAATCTATATCATCCCAATTGGTGCGGTAATCGGTGCTATTTCTTGGTTTTGGATTATTAAAAAAGATGAAATTTTAGACGAGATAAATTCTGGAGCAAATAAATCTTATGGTAATTTCTGGTATTTTGTAGGCAAATTTATCTACGTTCCGCTAACATTTTTACTTTGTATCATAGCCGTAAGTAAGGGAATTTCTTTTTAA
- a CDS encoding DUF411 domain-containing protein → MKKLVFLALGFFATFAFAADMKVYKSPTCGCCTSWGEAMQKAGFSEEVIKVDDIAKVKKEFNVPLELSSCHTAIIDGYIIEGHVPADEVKRLLELKPKDVVGIAVPGMPMESQGMEQGSKAEQYDVILFKKDGSQEIFATYIGTKKLR, encoded by the coding sequence ATGAAGAAATTAGTATTTTTGGCTCTTGGCTTTTTTGCAACATTTGCGTTCGCAGCTGATATGAAGGTCTATAAAAGCCCAACTTGTGGATGCTGTACTAGCTGGGGTGAGGCGATGCAGAAAGCTGGATTTAGCGAAGAGGTCATAAAAGTAGATGATATAGCTAAAGTTAAGAAAGAATTTAACGTGCCGCTAGAGCTTTCAAGCTGCCATACAGCAATTATCGATGGATATATCATAGAAGGTCATGTTCCGGCCGATGAGGTAAAGCGCCTACTAGAGCTCAAGCCAAAAGACGTAGTTGGTATCGCAGTACCTGGCATGCCGATGGAGAGCCAAGGTATGGAGCAAGGCAGTAAAGCCGAGCAATACGATGTTATTTTATTTAAAAAAGATGGCTCACAAGAAATTTTTGCCACTTACATCGGCACAAAAAAACTAAGATAA
- a CDS encoding M48 family metallopeptidase, producing MKKFLLTLLATSLLFTGCSSVTKAGVVGADRKQFMLVSSEAMEQSSAQAYVKTLTAARSKGELNVDPILTKRVQDIAKRLIAQTGVFRDDALKWKWQVNVINEDTLNAWCMPGGRIVVYSGIIKRLNLTDAQLAAVMGHEIAHALREHSREQASADQMKSIGIFAIATATGLGDLGANALNLASEYTISLPFSRSHETEADHIGTELMARAGYDPKEAVEVWVKMSKMSGGKVPEILSTHPSNESRIKDLKEIAAKLEPIYQAAKKG from the coding sequence ATGAAAAAATTTTTACTTACATTGTTAGCGACTAGTTTGCTCTTCACTGGCTGCTCAAGCGTTACAAAAGCAGGCGTTGTTGGTGCTGATCGTAAGCAATTTATGCTAGTCTCATCAGAAGCTATGGAGCAAAGCTCAGCCCAAGCCTATGTCAAGACGCTAACAGCTGCTAGAAGTAAAGGCGAGCTAAATGTTGATCCGATCCTTACAAAAAGAGTTCAAGATATCGCTAAAAGGCTCATCGCCCAAACTGGCGTTTTTAGGGATGATGCTCTAAAATGGAAGTGGCAAGTAAACGTCATTAATGAAGATACGCTAAATGCTTGGTGTATGCCAGGTGGCAGGATAGTCGTTTATAGTGGCATTATAAAAAGGCTAAATTTAACAGATGCGCAGCTAGCTGCGGTCATGGGACACGAGATCGCACACGCTCTTAGGGAGCACAGCAGAGAGCAAGCAAGTGCTGATCAGATGAAAAGTATCGGTATCTTTGCAATAGCCACAGCTACTGGCCTTGGCGATCTTGGAGCTAATGCTCTAAATTTAGCTAGCGAATACACCATATCTCTGCCGTTTTCTCGCTCGCATGAGACCGAGGCTGATCACATCGGTACTGAGCTAATGGCAAGAGCTGGATACGATCCAAAAGAAGCGGTCGAAGTCTGGGTAAAAATGAGCAAGATGAGTGGCGGAAAGGTGCCTGAAATTTTAAGTACTCACCCATCAAATGAGAGCAGGATCAAGGACTTAAAAGAGATCGCAGCAAAGCTTGAGCCGATCTATCAAGCAGCCAAAAAAGGCTAG
- a CDS encoding Fe-S-containing hydro-lyase: MSEVKRIKVPFDKEVVKSLKAGDNVLISGTIIAARDAAHKALTETLARGEKLPVELKGETIYYVGPTPAKPNQAIGAAGPTTSGRMDKYTPTMINEVGINGMIGKGYRSDAVVEAMKKSCCVYMVAIGGIGALISQSIKKYEVLAYPELGPEAVARLTVEDFPAIVAIDCEGNNFYEVGQAPYKKI; the protein is encoded by the coding sequence ATGTCAGAAGTAAAAAGAATAAAAGTACCATTTGATAAAGAGGTGGTAAAAAGCCTAAAAGCAGGGGATAATGTCCTAATATCAGGCACTATCATAGCAGCTCGTGACGCTGCACATAAGGCACTTACTGAAACATTGGCACGTGGTGAAAAGCTACCAGTTGAGCTAAAGGGTGAGACTATCTACTATGTCGGACCAACTCCAGCCAAGCCAAATCAAGCTATTGGAGCAGCAGGCCCAACAACAAGCGGCAGAATGGATAAATACACCCCAACTATGATAAATGAAGTTGGTATAAATGGTATGATCGGTAAAGGCTACAGGAGTGACGCAGTAGTCGAGGCTATGAAAAAATCATGCTGTGTTTATATGGTTGCTATCGGCGGCATCGGAGCGCTCATTAGCCAAAGTATCAAAAAATATGAAGTGCTAGCTTATCCAGAGCTAGGACCAGAGGCAGTTGCTAGGCTTACAGTTGAGGACTTCCCAGCAATAGTTGCCATTGACTGCGAAGGTAATAACTTCTATGAAGTTGGCCAAGCACCTTACAAAAAGATATAA